DNA from Alnus glutinosa chromosome 2, dhAlnGlut1.1, whole genome shotgun sequence:
gctctatcgtgaaaagagaaaggaaataaTCTAAGGTGAACCGACTCCTCAGAAAAGTTTTGGAACTTGAATGTGGCACATAAGTTCTTGAACTttttcacatggctataaggattttcaagaTCTAAGCTATGAAATgagggtaggagttggatgacatgaggttTAAGATCAAAGTGGGTGGCATTGATCGGTGACAATACTATACACGAAGGGGATTTTGTCACAACGGGGgcgaacaaatccctaagtgctCTAGTATAATCCAAATTTTCTACCCTAGGCTACTCATTCTCTCTCGCATTCATGTTATCACCCATCTCAACAAATTGTCTATGCCTTCTCCTAAGAGTCTTTTctatttcgggatctaaagatatTTAGTCTAAGTTCAAGGATCTCCTATGTGacgacccaattttttttttttatatacaaaacataaaacgagtcatcgcagtggcacgactacatgtcgctcagccaacatatgacacatgccccataacatgtacctgataatcagagtataacatatatctatctatgcagcgaaaaacataaatctgaatagcggaaattacaacttacacATCTATCACaacttaattacaacaaagagccatttaacatctatctgtttgagtctttaTTAACATAATcattacaaaataacaatggctttacaaagaataagtgacacacacgtcacaagccatactagacctataaaatagtggacaacccgtggtctgacaattacaaccgtcgcggcgagcttcagtcataatatctcaagtacactgctaccaaCCCATCAACTATACCAAAGTACCTACaaccaaagaaacatcatctacacggttgtggtggtattcacatccgcataggtgaaagaatgagttcaccgccttaacatgaaacatactaagacctcagtggtataagactaactgagttttcacaaagaaccaacccttattttatttttagtcgtgcgagcactatattagccacaatttaccaatagctaatgcagcaaacaccgactattcagaaatcatttaaaacatactatatagctgtgaacatatgtagcagttccagtcatccctccttggaagtttctacatatagacccctctataataatacttttcatcggtcgctcagacatatgtgcatacgatcactccatcacagatatcacgcatACACATAGATCATAAGcaaggaacatggcatcttactcttccatactaggataacatccttcaacaaaacactcgcaacaccatctctaatcgtatttcagcttcatgccttgacgccagtagatcatgagagcactagagttaaactcaatcatgctaacacgtctttcctgaagaacaagaacagtcaacctttctactcatagacatgccattacttgcacctgggtagtcatgtatccatgtactttcaagttcaatgtgtGATATTAACACATGTGACCATCccatagaaatatacataagcgcttttcatttaagacacttatgcatatcaacacgtctagtaaaagctactcataacataaaaacttCACTCAtgaaacaatgctatatataatatgcaTGACCATGGCTCATTATGACTCATtgtgctgctgatactgttctgttgctgatactgatatgctgctaaCACTGTTACCCTGCTGATACTGTTACCATTGCTGATACTATTATTGGtggggtatgtatgctctatactacatgctcaatgttctgTGCTTGACcggtatatatttcactactgtatcacgctgaaatcatgcagttgttaaatcacgcccttttaaaactaaacaaatccagtattttatccaacactttgaaatcattcaaaacttagtttctttctaaaatctatatagtttcaacatgacatgttctcaaacaatttgcataatttaagtctcaaccgcagaacttaacactttaaatctactcaatacttttcactcttgcactatctcttaaacatcattgatatagtttaaacataatcaaaactaataaatcatctcaaaccatatacatttcatcatatggtcgattcggtttcataaacaatatatatatttttatcaatccaatacatataaaaatatatattttctcagtgagtggaatacccaccttggctgcattggactccaactcgaactctacattggagaacccgtTGAAGTCTCCAACTATGACACGATCCTGCAAGTACTTATAATGTTAGACTATGCTATgaaactctatactctatgacacaaaaGCTACCCGCTTGCTCACCCGTCGCGTCACTCGCTTCGAAGGCTATCTAGATatcttaaactattattagattagtcattggttataggttggtgtcttatcttgtttattaactAGAAAACGCATCTACTATTTCATTAGCTTATTTATTACTATTGTGTCACATTATTAttcctacatatatatatatatatatatatatatatatatatatatatatatatatatatatgtacaataCTTAACAAGCTCAAGCTTAGTTCGGAGGCATACTTAAGTACGTTATTCTAATATTAGGTTATAGGATCTTAATGAATCATTGGTTGATAACTAAACTGGACCAAGTATAATTCCATTTATTTACTATATTCTTACATTTACTTTATTTACCCAttcccttaatttatttatagttaGGTAAATATTTCTATAACTAACTCATAAAACCTAACATTTGACACTTTACTTCTACTCATTCTTTCTTTAACTATTACATATTCATTTTATTCGGTTAGACACAACGATAatctattctttattttaaccGTATTTGCTATTCACACAAAGGatctaaataaattaacttcCATATCAAAGCTAGCTAATTGACTCCCTTTAAATGATTATGAACCTATAGCAAATGAATCGAAAGATTCAATTCCAAAACTACATCCTTCTCACCTAAAGCATCTCTAATTAGCCACATACATACAACCATCAACAATCTAACACAACATAACCACAAAACTCGCCCAATAGGCACCACACCAAATCAGCCCATTAAAACCCGGAAAATATAATCCAAAGTCAATGAATCCAATCTCATTCATAGACAGGATAACCAACAAACCAAACTCATAAACACACTAACTAAACCTCCTAGCACCCAAAATCACATAACCTTAATTCACAACTCAATACAAATTCATATACAATTTCCAACTAAGTGAAAGCCTCAAAACATGATCAAAACACTCATTCGAGTATAAGGAGTAACACCCATAATATATAACCTCTAAACAACCCTAAGATGCAACTCTAAATCTTGTCAAAACTTATTCCAAACCAACCCATCAAAGCCTTAACTCCTATCCGTAAGCATAATACTCAATTTATAACTCTCAAATCCAGATTCGGATTTCCatcaatatcaacaataatatCTTCCAACCACATACCCACAAATCCAACTCCCaatttctaatttaaccaaaatACACCCATTAAAATTGCATCAAAAGCCCCCAAAGAAATTCCAACATTAATTCTGCCGAGACCCCAAAGAAGAACAACAATTCCACAAACATACCCATAGAATTTACCCAATCGGTTGCTACAAAGACCTAAAgggaaaacccataaatttttaaCGCAAAAGGAACCCTAAATTCGGACCCATCCAAGAACATAGCAACCCAATCAACAAAAATCATCTAAATCAAATCCTATAAAATCCATACCCATTTTCGGATTCAACCCAAAAAGACCCACTCTAAATCAGTGAAGAACAGCAAATCATCAACACCCAATTTATTCTCCAATAACAAAAACCATATAAAACCATTAAGAATTTACCTTGATGATTTTACGTTCAATAACAAAGAAATCCGTCGGAAAAATATGCCGGAAAATCACTCCTGGAGGACCGGGTCTTCCATACAGTTCAGCGGGTCACGGGTTCGGGTTGCTCGGGTTCTCTCTTCCGGGTCTCACGGGCATTGGGTCTACAGTTCGCTGGCTCACTGGAGATCGCATCGCCGGCGTCCTCTGGTCTCGTCGGCGCCACCCACCGAAGGATCGGGCTCCATCTCCCTCAACTCTCccgatctcatctctctctcagcatctctcgatctctccctcaatctctcgtctctctctcggtctcatctctctgtctctcaactctctcaatctctcgatctcactctctTATTCGGTgaagagaagaaggagaagaaatgaagaacagagaagaagaagtagaaagaagaataataagaaaagaagaagcaatcGTGGACTACTGTCCactgagaagagaaaaagaaaaaggaaaagaaagaaaagaaaaggaaaagtgaGAGGGATAAGGGACACGTGGCGAGTTGTGAATGGCTGGGAgggatttccttttatttaaagCCCCCTACTACTATTAATTACAGTAGGACCCCATCTAAGTTTATTTCTATCTTTTGTCAATTAATATTCAATcccatatttaatttaattactctCTATCCATacacttatttaatttaaatactaTAAATATCACTTAGAATCTAATTATTAACCCCATCAATTTATaaacattatttattaattgctaaaccccctatttattttcttggtcttcacatcctaccaagcatacaccaaacaaaaacttaactatactaaactataaaaaagaaaacaaacaataaaatagtgtaaaacagaaacaatataaactaaaaacaaactgattttttatttttttttacttagctGCTTCCGGTTTGCTATTGGCTACAGCAGTGCGCTCAAGCACACTGCTTAGAGGATCGAGCCCAGGTGCTCAAGTGCTTCCTTGCCCGAATGTGCTCAAGTGCTACCTTGCCCGAATGCGCTGAAGTGTGGTCAAGCATGCTGGCAGTGGCTGAATGCGCTCAAGCGTGATAGGGCTGCGTGCGAGCAACGTTATAGAGATTTGAACTTCTGTAGAAAATgcagaaacaaaaccaaaaacataataaaaaaaaaaaaagaattttctcattctttttttttttttttgttagttcataaaaacataaacaaaacaatacctacataaaacaaaaatctacctaactagtagaaaaataaaatcaatcaaacaaaaatcaatttttgaatcAATTTCCccagcaacggcgccaaaaatttattgtgtaaattttaattaactcgtgagcgcacgaatcatttgcaatatagtgtgtgcaagtgcgagatcaaatccacagggaaatggtcaaaaattaatttcaagtttatctaattctattttaacctagttccaaattttggggtttaaaaacatgcaaaataacaaagtaaaattaaagatgatgaagaacaaaatataaaaagaactaaggctCAAGAATCCACCAAGTCAAATTCAACAACACAcacttttgttttctatttaaacacCCAAAGATTATTTAAGCTTTGCTTGTCATTCAAGTCCTTAACCACATATGTTAAAACCATTTATTGAattcaactcaaagataaatcataaAAAGTaaccatttgaaatcaaatcatccattgtatctaTTCAATTAACAAATCATAATGAATAtcctctttcaaaccgataaatcgatgtatccatcgattgaaacATATTAAATGTCCAACTACTTCAATAAGTGCACATTTAACCCAAGGCATGAAGTAAGAAAGTGAATGTAACTTGAATAATGTATCAATAAACAATGGAATGCACAAATAGCATAACACaagtgtgagtgttatcaatgatgaggttttattctcaatcttagttgagggttttaggctcccatgactaaaaacactaCAGAAGCTTGAAGAactaacataaaattaaacaaaacttacaaaagaagagtaacaaaaggaaaagagctactgaactaagctacaagaagagagaaaaatggcCTAGCTACTGTCCTCATTCGTGCTCCAACAAGAAGGCatagctatggctttatagagggACATTAGGGTTAGAGGCCCATGCAAAATGGTACCTCTACCCCTCTCTAGGGTTCCATCTCTTACAAAAGACAAGGAAAAATCACATGCTAGGGTTTTGGGCATGTTCCAACTAcgaaaaataagagaaagaagGGCATTTGTCATGAGAAAATTTCTGATTGGCATTCTAAGTACAATTCTGCGTTTGCCAGTTTTGTAACTTGCGCTCGATTGCACACTTGGTGCGCTTGAGCACACTCGGGCATTCATGAGGTGCTACGCAGGGCAGTGCATGAGCGCTGCATGCTGCTGTGTGcgcatgtactttttttttttcagctttcTATGCATTTTTACTTGaacattgtcatttttctctcaatatcttgcaaaacactaaaacattaaaaccaacaaaaaacattagaaaataataaaactaaaggATTAGCTCATGCAAATTAAGAGgtacaaatatataatatttggcactcatcaaccaCCAGGCACCTGCCTCCATTTTAGATTTTCAAAATCAAGCTTTTAGAATCTTCCACATTGCGTTTCAAGGGGatgttaaaataaattttgaatataatatatttaatttatattttctagcCTAGGTCGATTTGTGTTTCCTTGTATAAGTagatttaggtttacttgtataggtcgacttatgtaattataaataaggacctatgtattgtaaacaattaaGTTAATAAGCGCAATGTAGCCCTTAGGGTTAATTCGTATTAGTAGACGTACGTATCTAACACCAAACCACTCATAAATTCTGtgtctcttctctctttctcaatgAAGGTCATTGTTGCAATCAAAATTGTGAGTCTACCTTCCAATAACAGCGATATATCTACTTAACCTAGACGATATTGAATCGTCAGACACACAAGGAAATCGAATACACAAGGCTACTACTAAATGGGAGAGGTCCCAATATTTAGCTATTTGACTAGTAAAATCTGGTGATTTTACTAGTTTAGATCCTATTCCATGACAccgtttttttctttaaaaaataataagaattaaaagataataataataataataataataataataataataataataataaataagaataaaagaaaagatatttgcTGCATGTACTCTGATTACATTTGGTTTCCCTTCTAGTACCTTCTTGATTCTATTTTGaagttttataattaaatatacattaattaatatttttaccaTTTGTTGATGATCGACCAAATTTATACCTTTTGCAAGCCATGACAGTTTGAGTGAAGATAGAAGAGTTCTTTtttgttatgaaaataatttgaaCTCAAGACACGAATGATCACATcatattctctatttcataaacaaaaactaaaagcaacaaaatatatatatatatatatatatatatatatatatatatatatatatatatatatatatatataagtataagTAGTGCTTTTAACCCTATATAATATTAGGGGTTTTACATAAACATCATATCCATCTATCATTtctattacaatatatattacTTCAATCCCGTATTCAATTCTAGAAGCagaaaaaaatcctaatagaaACAATTAATTACTCCCTAAATCTGGAGGACCCAGAGTTTTAGCATTGAACTAAATGATATAAGTGGCTATAACGTGTGATGTTAACTCACTTCTTTGTTACAAATATGATTGATTTCGGTTCTGAATTTCAGGACCAAACATCAGTAACTCATCGTTGGCAGGGTTATGATGTTGTTGTCCTTCGCTAGAAGGTTGATACCATCTGTGGCGAACATGATGAAAGATGAATATGAAGAGAGAAATGGTGGATGTTCCTCCAGTGATGACAAAGAGGCCCCAGAAACTATTCAGTCCAAGACTATCATGAGTATCATCAGGCTGAGCGGTGGATCCGGAGCACTTGAGGGATGAGGTTAAAGAATGCTCAAGCTTTTGCAATTTTCCAGTTTCAGACACTTTAAGAACTGCTTTGGAAATATCAGGTAGATACTGAGAATTCCTCGCGAAAGCCTGAGACATGAGTATATTCTTGAAGCCCACACAAATATGTATttccaaaaacacaatttaattAGAAAAGGAAGATGAAGGATTAATTCAAAGCGGTGAATGGCTCATTGAACACTCACAAATCCGAAGCCTCCAACTTTGAGTGTTGGTCCCGAAGTGGTGAAACCTTCACAATATTTGGCGAGATACATTTTAACATATGGGACCTCAAGAAAGGCTGCTTTTATCTCTCCCTTTTTAAGAGCCTCTGGATAATCATCTTCTGCATGGACTTCCACTATGTTTTTGGGATCAAAGCCTACGACCGACCCCAAATAATGCACAACAAAGGAATTCGCATCGCACCCAACTTTGGCTCCACTCTTTATAAGTGTCTTGATGTCGACGTTTATTGGATCAAGTCTTTGAACGGTAAGCAGTGTTGTTAGACTGGCAGTGAAACTTTGTGTGAGGACTAACGCAACAAATAGCCATACTGCCATTGCCATCCGTGACAGATTGCTGTGTAATTTCTCTCCTACAAGTAAACACATAACATACGTGAGAGCATTCCATAGCTTGGACAACAAGATTCTATTTATGGATTCTCTAATGTAGTTTAATGTTATTTTGATTCATTGTACTTGACACTTCCTCCCTGTGTCACACAGATACTAGTACTGTTGATATCCTTGCTTAGTAGGTTTCAATTACTTCAAAGTATCTTAAACTGCCACGTCCCCGTTAAttcatcatttattttaaaaatttataaaaaataaaaaatttaattatttaatcaatattctaacctccatagttttaaaaaaaaggccCTACAAAAGTATCTTTATTAGTATCTTTGTACTTTAATGGCTTAatttaagtaattaattaagacaAACAAAGACGGAAGATAAATATGGTTACCCCTTAGTGAGAAGAGTGTTGTGAAGGATAAGGAAAGCATGGTTCCAATTTGGTTCCATATACTGCCTCTGAAATCCGGGTGGTGATTCCGCTCTATCAACCACACCACAAATCCATTATAAACATTAATGACCCCTGTGAAGGCCCACAGATAGATGGTGAATGGCTTCTGGAACAACCAAGCTCTATCtgattttttaagttttatatatatcagCATCTGGAGACCAGACTCAGCATATGGTTGCGAAAATTCTGCATGTTCACAACGATGGGAAACTATGGCTGTATCTCCAACAACTGCATCAATATTCTTCACAGacacaagaaaaaaattcagttgagtcaacttaaaaagacataaaGGTGTTCAACTTGTAAAAAGTTACCCCAGCATGCCAATCaagcctctcttttttttttccccggaACACCATGCAAAGTGCCACCTCTATACGGGTTGCGTAAAGTCCTGGCTTTCGCTCGCAAACGTGgtcccaaaaaaatatttgcactCAAGGGAATCGAACCTTATATCTAATACTTCATAAGGCACTACAGCTAAGTGACTAACCACTCGAGCCAGCCCCTTAGGGTCAAATGATGCGTGTAATCATAAGGTGTAATCCTAAATGAGATCAAATAGGTTCATTTATGTAAATCTGGAGCAAAGTTAATTAAGTTGCTTTCACAACAGTATTGTGTTATAAAGTTCTATGTTGTAGGTGTATGCATGGATTCAACACATGCGCGGTTAAGCTAGAACAAGTGTATAGTACTGTACGTCTAAATGGGTATGAAGTACAGAAAGTATGCAGTAGATAAATAGTATTTCACCTGAGCATGAATTTGTTCCACCAAAGAATCATAGGTGCCTTTCAATGGTATAAAATCATATGGCAAGGGATATGGTAGAAACGCTAATGTGGCATTGAAGACTTCGATGGAAAATCCACTGATGATTGCATTTCCACCAGGACGATCATATGCTACATTCACAAATTCTTTAAATGTGCTCCCCTCAGGTACTCCTATTTTCAGTCGGTAGGCATGACTAGTTGGTATCGCCCATCCTTTTGGCACTGACCAGGGGCCGCCTGGCCAAAACACTTGTCCTAGAATGTTCATCGACTTGCTGTAATTGCTCCGCTTATGGATGCTCTCTGAGAAGCCCAATCCCTCCGTCCAGTATCCAAGCTTCCTGTAGCTCTTTCCGACCACATTAACTAAGCGAAAAATGTGAACTGGAGCCAATTTCCGCTCACTACTAAAATTGAATGCACCAGTCAAGCCCTCAAAATTGCTTTTCAATATGTGTTCGAACAACTCTTCACCATTCATTTTATCCACACAACCATTCCTACTGCTTTTCCAATCTGGATTTCCCTCTAATGCAAGAGCCACTGCCCATGCAGCATCATAGGCCTGCAAGGTAGAAGTTCCTGGTTCCGGAAGTGGCCCATCAGGATGTTGCAAACGAAACATAACCCGAAATCTAGATTGGAAACCATTTAAGCGTTTATTGGAGGTGGAAAAGTAGCTCTTGACTCCCAAGACACCTTCCATCGAGGAGATGGATGATGCATTAAGCGAATCTATCTGACTAGTAATATCATTGGTGGTGATCCAAACAAAGTCTTTCCCCATCATTCCCATCTCACTCGCTTCCTTGAAGATTTTAGTGGCTAATGTAATGGAAGTGTGAACAATGAAAACTCTGCATTGTCCATTTTTCAGGTTCTCCAACTTTTCTGATATAGAAGGGTACGCAGAAAAAGGAGAGAGGGGAAAAAGTTCGTTAATCTCCGCGTTCACTGCTTTTATAGACCTAATGATGTTGGGAGTGATGCCACTGATAGCTGGGTTGAAGTCTTCATAGATGATGTTGACTTTCCGCCATTGCCAACTCTGAATTATAGCCGCCACAGCTTTCATCTGAGCGTCTAGGTTGCGAGCTGCGCTAACCAGGAATGGCCATTGGCAAGAGGCGCACAGTGGCGGGGCTTTATTTGCCAATGATACTATAGGGACTTGGTATTCATTGCCAAGCTGAGCAAC
Protein-coding regions in this window:
- the LOC133861751 gene encoding glutamate receptor 2.8-like, with product MLLSLKPMYASESVNLSKMPKRAGGLYANAVRYFSIFLLIILVFSSSNGMSNALDDALEKRQPDCALSFGAVVDYTSLAGKKEKVAMEMALKDFYGRRTSLRHYLTLHVRNSRGDPIRAASSGEKLHSNLSRMAMAVWLFVALVLTQSFTASLTTLLTVQRLDPINVDIKTLIKSGAKVGCDANSFVVHYLGSVVGFDPKNIVEVHAEDDYPEALKKGEIKAAFLEVPYVKMYLAKYCEGFTTSGPTLKVGGFGFAFARNSQYLPDISKAVLKVSETGKLQKLEHSLTSSLKCSGSTAQPDDTHDSLGLNSFWGLFVITGGTSTISLFIFIFHHVRHRWYQPSSEGQQHHNPANDELLMFGPEIQNRNQSYL